A single window of Cydia splendana chromosome 13, ilCydSple1.2, whole genome shotgun sequence DNA harbors:
- the LOC134795954 gene encoding uncharacterized protein LOC134795954 has protein sequence MVGPTIQDSLFNILIRFRQYRFVLSGDIEKMYRQVLVHESQRNLQLILWRDDESQPLRTLRLNTVTYGFASASFLSTRCIWQLGEECQDPLVKTILQKDFYVDDLLTGHDDEERLCFIQKSVSQSLAAGGFPLRKYRSNLPSILTAEANNTEGNLMLSAATDTLGLDWDPSVDVLRFTIEINQVGTLTKRSILSSTFKIFDPLGLVSPCTIIPKLIIQGLWSLGLNWDDPAPQDIQSSWQKFADNISSISELLIPRRVLIDNYVSVEMHVFCDASQKAYGAAVYLRSIDAEGRVLVRLLCAKSRVAPIKVVTIPRLELCGALLAAQLSVTVTDALRCQISRHVYWTDSSVVLSWLNTSSNKLKTFVANRISEIGELTDVSAWRHVPTLENPADLLSRGVEPNRIGGCSVWWQGPTFLQGPEASWPSLSSTPKQDPQELPELKVHTVTIMEPFLQFSIFSKLCRLQRALAFVYRFINNCREPNNKLSGPLQVNELNKSFDTLVKFSQNESFGNEIRLLEDKKTLNRKSNIISLDPFLDTQGILRVGGRLAGASVYTFDKRHPIILHANHPFTKLLFRQEHQLLFHAAPQLLLGAIKDRMWPIGGRNLARRTYHICSICRRFRGKTLTNKMGNLPAERVTPDYPFYTTGTDFAGPFLITDRKGRGCKITKAYLCIFICFRYKCIHLEAVSQLSKDAFTLCLQRFISRRGKPKQIFCDNGRNFVATAKEINEFLKFNTDGIIDFAANKGIEFRFSPAYAPNFGGLWEAGVKAAKYHLNRVLGNAHLTFEELSSLFSQIEAILNSRPLCPLSSSPQDFAPLTPGHFLIGRPLTALPSPCLLDSNTNRLDRFQRLEQIRQHFWKRWSSEYIPELQQRTKWKLRCKDLKPNDLVLLKEDFTPPLNWRLGRVERIFPGTDGIPRVADISTARGTVRRAINRICLLPSPDDAES, from the coding sequence ATGGTAGGGCCTACAATACAAGATTCACTCTTCAACATTCTCATCCGTTTTCGGCAATATCGCTTTGTGCTTTCCGGAGACATTGAAAAAATGTACCGCCAGGTCTTGGTGCACGAGTCCCAACGCAATCTGCAGCTCATACTATGGCGTGATGACGAGTCGCAACCATTGCGAACTCTGAGACTTAATACAGTTACATATGGGTTCGCTAGCGCTAGTTTTCTTAGCACTCGGTGCATCTGGCAGCTTGGTGAGGAGTGTCAAGATCCTTTAGTAAAAACCATCCTCCAGAAGGATTTCTACGTCGACGATCTTTTGACCGGGCATGATGATGAAGAGCGACTTTGCTTTATTCAGAAGTCTGTCTCTCAAAGCTTGGCCGCAGGAGGGTTTCCTTTAAGAAAATATAGGTCCAACTTACCTTCTATACTCACTGCGGAAGCCAACAACACCGAGGGCAATCTGATGCTCAGTGCTGCCACTGACACCCTTGGTCTTGACTGGGATCCATCAGTGGACGTTCTACGCTTCACCATTGAAATTAACCAAGTCGGAACTCTAACTAAGCGGAGTATACTTTCATCAACCTTTAAAATATTTGACCCGCTTGGTCTCGTCTCACCTTGCACAATAATACCTAAGCTTATCATTCAAGGTCTGTGGTCTTTGGGGCTAAATTGGGACGATCCTGCTCCTCAAGACATACAGTCATCTTGGCAGAAGTTTGCTGACAACATTAGTAGCATCTCTGAGTTGTTAATTCCTAGGCGAGTCTTGATTGACAACTACGTATCTGTAGAAATGCATGTCTTCTGTGACGCCTCTCAAAAGGCGTACGGCGCGGCTGTCTACCTCCGATCTATAGATGCTGAGGGTAGAGTTTTAGTGCGTCTTCTCTGTGCTAAAAGTCGCGTCGCCCCCATAAAGGTTGTCACTATTCCGCGTCTAGAATTATGCGGCGCCCTTCTTGCAGCCCAATTAAGCGTCACAGTGACTGACGCCCTCCGCTGCCAAATATCGCGTCATGTCTATTGGACTGACTCTAGCGTCGTGTTATCATGGCTAAATACAAgctcaaataaattaaaaacgtttGTTGCTAACAGGATTAGCGAGATAGGAGAACTAACTGACGTATCTGCTTGGCGCCACGTTCCCACTTTAGAAAACCCAGCAGATCTTTTATCTCGCGGCGTTGAACCGAATCGCATCGGCGGCTGTTCCGTTTGGTGGCAAGGACCTACCTTCTTGCAAGGCCCTGAAGCATCTTGGCCTTCACTGAGCTCCACCCCCAAGCAGGATCCGCAAGAGTTGCCAGAATTGAAGGTGCATACAGTCACAATCATGGAACCTTTTCTTcaattctcaattttttctaaaCTCTGCCGATTACAACGAGCTCTAGCTTTTGTCTATAGATTCATCAACAATTGCAGAGAGCCTAACAACAAACTATCTGGTCCCCTCCAAGttaatgaattaaataaatcatttgaCACTCTAGTCAAATTTTCTCAAAACGAATCCTTTGGTAACGAGATAAGGCTATTAGAGGACAAAAAGACGCTTAATCGCAAATCGAATATTATCTCTCTTGATCCCTTTCTTGATACCCAAGGAATTCTTAGAGTTGGTGGCCGCTTGGCAGGTGCTTCAGTATATACATTCGATAAAAGGCACCCTATAATTTTACACGCGAACCACCCCTTTACTAAGTTGCTCTTTCGACAAGAGCATCAGCTATTGTTTCACGCTGCACCACAGTTATTGTTAGGTGCCATAAAGGATCGCATGTGGCCTATAGGTGGAAGAAACCTGGCAAGGCGTACTTACCATATTTGTTCTATCTGTAGGCGTTTTAGAGGCAAGACTCTTACTAATAAAATGGGCAATCTGCCCGCCGAGAGAGTTACTCCCGACTACCCTTTTTACACAACTGGAACTGACTTTGCTGGTCCATTCTTAATTACTGACCGCAAAGGCCGAGGATGCAAGATAACAAAAGCATATCTTTGCATCTTCATTTGCTTCCGATACAAATGCATTCATCTTGAAGCAGTAAGTCAGCTGTCAAAAGACGCTTTTACCTTGTGCCTCCAAAGGTTTATATCGCGTCGCGGCAAACCTAAACAAATCTTTTGCGACAATGGTAGGAATTTTGTTGCTACTGCAAAGGAAATCAATGAATTTCTAAAGTTTAATACGGATGGCATCATCGATTTTGCGGCCAACAAAGGTATTGAATTTCGCTTCTCTCCAGCATACGCTCCTAACTTCGGTGGGCTGTGGGAGGCCGGTGTTAAAGCCGCTAAATATCATTTAAATAGGGTCCTGGGCAATGCCCATTTAACGTTCGAAGAACTATCGTCCCTATTCAGTCAGATTGAAGCCATCCTAAACAGCCGTCCCCTTTGTCCTCTGAGCTCATCACCCCAAGATTTCGCTCCTCTTACCCCGGGACACTTTTTGATAGGTAGGCCCCTCACTGCGTTACCGTCGCCGTGCCTATTAGACTCCAACACAAATCGCCTCGACAGATTCCAGCGTCTTGAACAGATTCGACAGCATTTTTGGAAGCGCTGGAGCTCCGAGTATATCCCTGAATTGCAGCAGCGCACGAAGTGGAAGCTCAGATGCAAGGACCTCAAACCAAATGACCTTGTTCTGCTAAAGGAGGATTTCACGCCGCCACTCAACTGGCGCCTCGGCAGGGTCGAACGAATCTTCCCAGGGACTGATGGCATCCCTCGAGTCGCCGATATTTCCACAGCTCGAGGCACAGTTCGTCGAGCCATCAACCGCATCTGTCTACTCCCGTCCCCAGATGACGCAGAGTCTTGA